A part of Thermotoga petrophila RKU-1 genomic DNA contains:
- the hcp gene encoding hydroxylamine reductase, with protein MQMFCYQCSQAANGTGCTEYGVCGKSPTVARLQDNLVFAIKGISAYYYHARELGYDDPEIAGFLDEALYSTLTNVNFDAQSFVEYALEAGRMNLRAMQLLKKAHIETYGEPTPVEVETGTKKGKGIIVTGHNLKALEELLKQVEGTNVYVYTHSEMLPAHGYPGLRKYKNLVGNLGKAWYDQRKLFTEYPVAILGTSNCVLIPSESYRDRMFTTSIARLPGVKHIDGYDYTEVIEKAKSLPDLEEKPGSYKLRTGFSTSVVVSLADKIKELVEAGKIKHFLVVGGCDVPFKRNEYYREFVQKLPKETVVITLACGKFRINDLDLGDIEGIPRLIDVGQCNDTIVAIEIAQALAKVFGVEVTDLPLTLVLTWMEQKAVAILWTLLALGLKNIYVGPVLPAWVNEDILKVLTAEFGLKTISEPEKDIKEILKV; from the coding sequence ATGCAGATGTTCTGTTATCAGTGTTCACAGGCCGCGAATGGTACTGGTTGTACAGAGTACGGTGTTTGTGGAAAGAGTCCGACGGTTGCAAGGCTCCAAGACAACCTCGTCTTTGCCATAAAAGGGATCTCCGCCTACTACTACCACGCGAGAGAACTCGGTTACGACGATCCCGAGATCGCAGGTTTCCTCGATGAAGCACTCTACAGTACTCTCACAAATGTGAACTTCGACGCACAGTCCTTTGTGGAGTACGCACTCGAGGCGGGCCGAATGAATCTGAGAGCGATGCAGCTTCTGAAGAAGGCACACATCGAAACCTACGGAGAACCCACCCCTGTTGAGGTGGAAACCGGAACGAAAAAAGGAAAGGGAATCATCGTGACAGGGCACAACCTGAAGGCTCTCGAAGAACTCCTGAAACAGGTCGAAGGAACGAATGTCTACGTTTACACACACTCCGAGATGCTTCCAGCACACGGATACCCCGGTCTGAGAAAGTACAAGAATCTCGTGGGGAACTTAGGAAAAGCCTGGTACGATCAAAGAAAGCTCTTCACAGAGTACCCCGTTGCCATCCTGGGAACTTCAAACTGTGTCTTGATTCCCTCTGAATCGTACAGAGACAGGATGTTCACAACAAGCATCGCAAGACTCCCCGGTGTGAAACACATAGATGGATACGACTACACCGAGGTGATAGAGAAGGCAAAGAGCTTGCCAGATCTTGAAGAAAAGCCGGGAAGTTACAAACTCAGGACAGGATTTTCCACGTCTGTTGTGGTTTCTCTCGCGGACAAAATAAAAGAACTCGTGGAGGCCGGGAAGATAAAACACTTCCTCGTCGTAGGAGGATGCGATGTACCGTTCAAGAGGAACGAGTACTACAGAGAGTTCGTTCAGAAACTCCCTAAGGAAACCGTTGTGATCACACTCGCATGTGGGAAGTTCAGGATAAACGACCTCGATCTTGGAGACATAGAAGGCATTCCGAGACTCATCGATGTGGGACAGTGTAACGACACGATCGTGGCGATAGAAATCGCCCAAGCACTCGCGAAAGTTTTCGGTGTGGAAGTCACAGATCTTCCTCTCACGCTCGTTCTCACCTGGATGGAACAGAAGGCAGTTGCGATCCTGTGGACACTTCTCGCGCTCGGTCTGAAGAACATATACGTTGGTCCTGTTCTTCCCGCGTGGGTGAACGAGGACATTCTGAAAGTGCTCACCGCAGAATTCGGATTGAAGACGATCTCGGAACCGGAAAAGGACATAAAAGAAATACTGAAAGTGTGA
- a CDS encoding Crp/Fnr family transcriptional regulator, with translation MDLKKLLPCGRIIVFKKGEIVKYQDEPIEDVLVLLEGTLKTEHVSENGRTLEIDEIKPVQIIASGFIFSSEPRFPVNVVAGENSKILSIPKEVFIDLLMKDREFLLFFLRDVSEHFRVVSEKLFFLTMKTLREKVLNFLVHHMNEERELTLPVTLEELSRLFGCARPALSRVFQELEREGYIEKHGRRIKVLKDPLEHDRI, from the coding sequence ATGGATCTGAAAAAACTGCTCCCATGTGGGAGAATAATCGTGTTCAAAAAAGGTGAAATCGTGAAATACCAGGATGAACCGATAGAAGACGTGCTCGTTCTCCTGGAAGGAACCCTGAAAACGGAACATGTCTCCGAAAACGGAAGAACCCTTGAGATCGATGAAATAAAACCCGTTCAGATCATCGCATCTGGTTTCATCTTCTCCAGCGAACCTAGATTCCCGGTGAACGTGGTGGCAGGAGAGAACTCAAAGATTCTCTCGATACCGAAAGAGGTTTTTATTGATCTTTTGATGAAAGACAGAGAGTTTCTTCTTTTCTTTTTGAGAGATGTGTCGGAACATTTCAGGGTGGTTTCTGAGAAGCTCTTTTTCCTCACCATGAAGACGCTCAGAGAAAAAGTGTTGAACTTCCTGGTGCATCACATGAACGAAGAGAGAGAGTTGACACTCCCTGTCACCTTAGAAGAGCTCTCCAGACTTTTTGGTTGTGCCAGACCGGCGCTTTCGAGGGTCTTTCAGGAACTGGAGAGGGAAGGATACATAGAGAAACATGGAAGAAGGATAAAGGTTCTCAAAGATCCTCTCGAACATGATAGAATCTAA
- a CDS encoding HD domain-containing phosphohydrolase: protein MIGIRGIVLFFLIFSLSIFSQPPRIALDEDYAPFSFYDENGNLIGISVDFWKLFPEKTGVEVELVPVKWYRAQELLTEGKIDAIDQIFKTPEREEALSFSRPIFEMRSCVFFRKDLPIRDFSDLSSYVVGALRGEGAVETLREKNPDVEFEFFNDYSSIAKALKEKKISVFLGDDIVARYYLSKEDLLPEFRTLHLETNYLHVAVLKGNESVLSLINSGLNRISEGEKNDIIRNYIPLVLVTPLWFLRVVFYGTAAFVISFGIALTFIYLLRRKVEGRTLQLKEANEELKAQNEEIEALYQEVSANQEELEKLYGEIRELNERFRESVWKIAKLVFIEDKSRFFFEVGQIVKYLLNVKNLKVILDDRAPEKVEGTVFEISHSNEKHGYIVLEGDLSEDEKGVLESLLTIVSAIYTYRKLISRERKLYRDIVKTWVKALEYYDYYTKGHSEEVAYYAVEIGRMFDLGDEKLEKLYWAGLLHDIGKIYVPQVVLNKTSKLDEREFELIKIHPVRGYELVKEIEGFEDVAIWIRHHHERWDGKGYPDGLKGEEIPFEARVLCVADSYQAMRSDRPYKRGKSVEESIQELRRNAGRQFDPVIVEKFIEFLEGGGDLGTGHQG, encoded by the coding sequence GTGATAGGGATCAGGGGGATTGTTCTTTTCTTTCTGATCTTCTCACTTTCGATCTTTTCTCAGCCCCCTCGGATAGCCCTCGATGAGGACTACGCACCATTTTCTTTTTACGATGAAAACGGAAATCTTATCGGGATCTCCGTCGATTTCTGGAAGCTCTTTCCAGAAAAGACGGGTGTGGAAGTTGAGCTCGTGCCTGTGAAGTGGTACAGAGCGCAGGAATTGCTGACTGAAGGAAAGATAGACGCGATCGATCAGATCTTTAAAACACCCGAGAGAGAAGAAGCCCTCTCCTTTTCCAGACCCATATTCGAAATGAGATCCTGTGTGTTCTTCAGGAAAGACCTTCCCATAAGAGATTTTTCGGACCTGTCTTCTTACGTTGTCGGCGCTCTCAGAGGAGAAGGTGCTGTGGAAACTCTTCGTGAGAAAAATCCGGATGTGGAATTCGAGTTCTTCAACGATTATTCCTCCATCGCGAAGGCGTTGAAAGAGAAGAAAATATCGGTTTTCCTTGGTGATGATATAGTGGCAAGGTACTACCTCTCGAAGGAGGACCTCCTTCCAGAGTTCAGAACTCTTCATCTTGAGACGAATTATCTCCACGTTGCCGTTTTGAAGGGTAATGAAAGTGTTCTATCGCTCATAAATTCTGGACTGAACCGTATTTCTGAGGGAGAAAAGAATGATATCATCAGAAACTACATACCGCTTGTCCTCGTGACACCCCTGTGGTTCTTGAGGGTGGTCTTTTATGGAACTGCAGCTTTCGTGATATCTTTTGGCATTGCCCTGACGTTCATCTATTTGTTGAGAAGAAAAGTTGAGGGAAGAACCCTTCAGCTGAAAGAAGCAAACGAAGAATTGAAAGCCCAGAACGAAGAGATAGAAGCCCTCTATCAGGAGGTCTCCGCGAACCAGGAAGAACTCGAGAAGCTCTACGGTGAGATCAGAGAGCTCAACGAGAGGTTCAGAGAATCGGTGTGGAAAATAGCCAAACTGGTTTTCATTGAAGATAAGTCCAGATTCTTTTTCGAAGTGGGACAAATTGTGAAATACCTTCTGAACGTGAAAAACTTGAAAGTGATCCTCGATGATCGTGCACCTGAAAAAGTCGAAGGAACGGTATTTGAAATATCCCATTCAAATGAAAAACACGGTTACATTGTGCTGGAAGGCGATCTCAGCGAAGATGAAAAAGGAGTTCTCGAGTCGCTTCTAACCATTGTCTCTGCCATATACACGTACAGAAAGTTGATAAGCAGAGAAAGAAAACTCTACAGAGACATCGTGAAAACCTGGGTGAAAGCTCTCGAGTATTACGACTATTACACGAAAGGGCATTCGGAAGAGGTAGCTTATTACGCTGTTGAGATCGGAAGGATGTTTGACTTGGGCGATGAAAAGCTGGAAAAACTCTACTGGGCAGGCCTTCTGCACGATATCGGGAAGATCTACGTACCCCAGGTTGTTTTGAACAAAACAAGTAAACTCGACGAACGAGAATTTGAGCTGATAAAGATACATCCCGTTAGGGGATACGAGCTGGTCAAGGAGATCGAGGGTTTTGAAGATGTTGCTATCTGGATAAGGCATCACCACGAAAGATGGGACGGAAAAGGTTACCCGGACGGTCTCAAAGGTGAAGAAATACCCTTCGAAGCCCGTGTTCTGTGTGTGGCGGATTCCTATCAGGCGATGAGAAGCGACAGGCCCTACAAGAGAGGAAAGAGCGTCGAAGAATCGATTCAAGAGCTGAGAAGAAATGCGGGACGGCAGTTCGACCCCGTCATCGTGGAGAAGTTCATAGAGTTTTTGGAAGGGGGAGGAGACCTTGGAACTGGGCATCAGGGATAA
- a CDS encoding SDR family oxidoreductase, giving the protein MELGIRDKGALVLAASRGIGRAVADVLSQEGAEVTICARNEELLKRSGHRYVVCDLRKDLDLLFEKVKEVDILVLNAGGPKAGFFDELTNEDFKEAIDSLFLNMIKIVRNYLPAMKEKGWGRIVAITSFSVISPIENLYTSNSARMALTGFLKTLSFEVAPYGITVNCVAPGWTETERVKELLSEEKKKQVESQIPMRRMAKPEEIASVVAFLCSEKASYLTGQTIVVDGGLSKFPL; this is encoded by the coding sequence TTGGAACTGGGCATCAGGGATAAGGGAGCACTCGTTCTTGCGGCGAGCAGGGGTATTGGAAGAGCTGTAGCGGATGTTTTGAGCCAGGAAGGAGCGGAAGTTACCATCTGTGCGAGAAATGAAGAACTTTTGAAGAGAAGCGGCCACAGATACGTCGTCTGCGATCTCAGGAAGGATCTGGATCTACTGTTCGAAAAGGTGAAAGAGGTGGACATCCTCGTTCTGAACGCAGGAGGACCAAAAGCGGGATTCTTCGATGAACTTACGAATGAAGATTTCAAAGAAGCGATCGACAGCCTCTTTTTGAACATGATCAAAATTGTGAGAAACTATCTTCCAGCGATGAAAGAAAAGGGCTGGGGAAGGATCGTAGCCATCACTTCTTTCTCCGTGATCTCACCGATAGAAAATCTCTACACATCCAATTCTGCGAGGATGGCCCTCACCGGATTTCTAAAGACACTCTCTTTTGAGGTGGCACCGTACGGTATCACAGTGAACTGTGTGGCACCGGGCTGGACGGAGACAGAGAGGGTGAAAGAGCTTCTCAGTGAAGAAAAGAAAAAACAGGTGGAATCTCAGATCCCCATGAGAAGGATGGCAAAACCCGAAGAGATAGCCAGTGTTGTGGCATTTCTCTGTTCCGAAAAGGCCTCTTATCTAACTGGACAAACCATTGTTGTGGATGGTGGGCTTTCCAAATTTCCGCTCTAA